The Flavobacterium piscisymbiosum genome includes a region encoding these proteins:
- a CDS encoding transposase — MDIRIQNLEPDCFYHIYNRGVNGDKVFQESDNYMFFMAQFLKYLSNVCDLYAYCLMPNHFHFLIKIKSQEELVIFFEAKNKRSNNKGLHSIESISSKQLSKFISSYTQAYNKVFERHGPLFESPFKRKKIDSEQYLMNVIVYIHQNPIDIKKDFKSYKFSSYSTVLSSLKTNLKRGEVIEYFDNLENFIFCHTKIIDFKF; from the coding sequence TTGGATATTAGAATTCAAAACTTAGAACCGGACTGTTTTTATCATATTTATAACCGTGGAGTAAATGGAGATAAAGTTTTTCAGGAAAGTGATAATTACATGTTTTTCATGGCACAATTTCTCAAATACTTAAGTAATGTGTGCGATCTCTATGCTTATTGTCTAATGCCAAATCATTTTCATTTTTTAATTAAAATAAAATCTCAAGAGGAATTAGTTATTTTTTTTGAAGCGAAGAATAAAAGATCAAATAATAAAGGTTTGCATTCAATAGAAAGTATTTCCAGTAAACAATTAAGTAAATTTATTAGTTCTTATACTCAGGCATATAATAAAGTTTTTGAAAGACATGGTCCGTTATTTGAATCTCCTTTTAAAAGAAAGAAAATAGATTCTGAGCAATATTTAATGAATGTGATTGTGTATATTCATCAAAATCCAATTGATATTAAGAAGGATTTTAAAAGTTATAAATTTTCTTCCTATTCAACTGTTTTGTCTTCTTTGAAAACTAATTTAAAAAGAGGTGAAGTAATTGAATATTTTGATAATTTGGAAAATTTTATATTTTGTCATACTAAGATAATTGACTTTAAATTTTAA